The Cervus elaphus chromosome 32, mCerEla1.1, whole genome shotgun sequence region ATTGGCAGGGGGGATGCTCACAGCCCCAACCTGTCCGACTGTCATGGTGCCCTCCCTCGAAGGGCAATCTGGGAAGGGCCTCTTAGCACACAAGAACCACTTTTCTGCAAGGGAAGCACTTGGGCCCTGAACAAGACAGTGTCTCACATGGCCTTTTCAGCCACACCCCATCAACTGCAATAAACACAGCCCAACTGAAAACTTTTAACCTTATTCTCTCCCAGGTGACAAGTCATTCCTTTGAAAATAGCCCTTGCAACAGGCTACTAGGACCCCATTTAGGACTCTGTAGAGGTTAGCATTTCAGCTAAGTGAATATCAATTACCGATTGTAATAATCctctagcatcttttaattaggacttccccagtggctcagtggtaaagaatccaccagcaatgcaggagatacgagttcgatccctgggttgggaatgatcccctggagaagggcatggcaacccacttgagaattcttgcctggagaattccatggacaggagcctggtgggctacagtccatagggtcacaaagagtcagacacgacttagtaactaaacaactaTCTTTTAATTAGGCCTCTGGCCTGGCTGAGTATGATTTTCCATTTTCCCAACTAAGGTGATTGGATGGATCCAGCCAAAGGGGCCCCACTTTGCTCATCAGCACCCCAAAGGGAAGCACGGCCCTATTCCCTTGCTAGCATTTTCCAGGAGAAGGGAAACAGGGCTGGTCTCCACCAAAGTGCTGTCTGGCATCCCCAGTTCCTAGTGATGAGCTGTGAGCTAAGGGAGCAGGGTTTTTTGATGACAATATGTGATTCCCTGGGCAAACTCCCCACCCTTCACCCCAAGCCTGGTCACCTtgtcctcacctcctcctctcccacccccactccccactcccccactTTCATTCATTACTTACTTTCTTCTTCGCCTTTCCTCCCCAAAaagacagcaaatattttatcACCCTGCATTCTCCTCCCCTCTTTCTGTTGCCTCCTGCCCCTCTATTCCTTCCAAATTCCTACAtgcctttgtctctctctcccctcccctttgcTCCTAACTGATTCCCCATTAATCATCCAGAACCACATCTGCGTGGGTCCCAGCAAGAGTCCTTGGCTGGTGTTCACAGCTGGGCTGATTGTGATCATCAAGAAGGGGGTCTTTCATCTTTTCCTGTCTCCTAGGGCTCCCCTCTTCCCagatcctcctcctcctccaaggtGGCCTACCAAGGCCCACTGTCTTCATTCTGGAAggttctgctctctctctctgcagagaAGTCTCCCAAAGGCCAAATCACCTGGTAGACTGAAGCAGCCTTGCAGTGGTCATTTAAACTTGACGCTGGCAGTGGCAAAGATGTCAGAGTGCTCAGAGGCTGGCAGAAGGAAGGGTGGGCAGGGGATAGGGACCACCACAATAAATAGGGTCTCCCCCCTCCTTCTTGTACCTCCCTTGCTGCGGTATGGAATACATCACCCAGTCAGGATATCCCTTGGCATGCATTGTAACCTAATTTTATAAGGATTAAAATCGGGGTAGGGAACGCCTGTGTAATTTCTTAGAGGTCTAGGCATACTATCCAAAAACCAGACCGATCCAAGGAGTACATTCAGTTTAGTGTTTGATTGACGTGGCCTGGGAGTGGTGCCTGGTGCCTTCTCTACTGAGCATCGTAAAGACTGCCATTTGTTATTTCTGTGATACTCGTTTCTGTTGGAAGAACGCCTTTGAAATCGTCTCTGCCCTTCTTGGGATCTCCAGGCGTTGATCAATGAGCAGCAGAGTCAGGGACCGGCAGTCCCAGAACAATATGCCCCGAGTGACAGGCCGACATTCCGAGTGACAGATGCAGGCTGGGAGGGGGTGCTTAGAGCGGGGCAGTGACACCAGCGCGCCTCCACTGGCCGCCGAGAGAACGGGGAACGGGGTCTCCCCAAAGGCCTGCGCACAAAGGGCCAACTTCACCCTCTGATCGGCAGACGGGGAACTTTAACGCCAGGACAGTGACGTTGTGAAATCTCTGCCGGGTGCGAAGCTGGCAATGCATACTTTATCCGAAAGGCacgggaggaaggagacagggtGGAGGGGGATACTGTTactttcatttaaaagtttttaattccGAAATTCCCCTGGGAAAACCTCGGGCATCttccctctggagaagaaaaggcgGGGACGGGGCGTGGAGGGGCCGCTTCTTTGGAGCTTACATCGACGTGCCGCACTTACAGAGACCCCGCCTCTTCTAGGATGCAAACCCCTCCACGTCCCTACCCACCCGCTACCCCTGAAACAGCAGTCAGGCGCGGTGCCGAGAGAGAATTGTGTGCCCCTAAGCCGCACGCCGTAAGAAACCCGAAACACACCCAAGCATCGAACCTATAAATCGGTGCGCAGGCACCGCGAGCCAGGCGCGTCCCGGCGGCGCGCACCACAAGCGGGGACCGCGCCTTATCGAGACCATCTCACCCCGGAAGGGAAGTCCTCAAACTTGCAGGCTGCGGACAGGGCTGGCTCAAAGTTGCTGGAGCGGTTTTCGCCGCGTTGCGAGAACCGTGGCTGCCTCCGAGGTTCGGACGCTTCCTAGTGAGCAGACCCGGGAGGAAGCCAATTCAGGGGGGAAAGAGCTGAAAACCCGAGCAGGACCCGAGCCGAGCTGGGGTTCGGGAGGCGCGGCCCGCCCCCAGGCGGCCTCCGGGAGCGGCTGGGACTTGGCAGTCCCGGAGCCGGCCGCCGGGGGCTCCTACCCCCATCTCCCAGCCCACCCAATTCACCCCACCCCAGAGACACACGGACTGCGGGTGACCTGCCCCCACTCCCCGGCCAGCACCACCGCACCCCACCCCAGCCGTGCGAAGGCAGAGAGCGAAGAACGACAGGAAAGCCCGTGGAGGGCAGGGCTCAGAGCCCAGGGTCCCCGGGGAAGCCCCGACCTCGCCGGGACCCCGGGGCTCGGGCCGGCCcggttgggggcaggggaggaggccgGCGGTGGGGCCAGGCCGCGGCTCGGAGGCTGGCGGGCGCGGCCCCTTTAAGGCTCTCCCCGCCCACCGGCGGCGCCGGGCGCTCTCCCCGCCCCGGGGTCCCGGCGAGATCGGCGATTGGGCGGGCGCGGCGATCCCTTTGAAGTGTGGCTGCCGATCGCGGCTATTTGACGTGCGGCTCGCGGAAGGCGAAGGTTTTTGTGTTGCTCGCCGGGGCcagcggtggcggcggcggcggcggcggcggcggaggaggaggaggggtggagaCGCGGCGACCGCTGCACCGCGCTCGGCGCTGCGGAGCGAGCCCACCCGCCCCGGGAGCTCGCCTCCCCGGTGcgcccccgccctccccgcccccccagcgGCGCTGCCTCCTCCAAATGAGCGATTCGCCCGCTGGATCTAACCCAAGGACACCCGAGagcagcggcagcggcagcggcggcggcgggaagAGGCCGGCGGCGGTGTCCCTCTTGCCCCCGGCGGACCCCCTGCGCCAGGCGAACCGGCTTCCCATCCGGGTCCTGAAGATGCTGAGCGCTCACACCGGCCACCTCCTGCACCCGGAGTACCTGCAGCCGCTGTCCTCCACGCCCGTGAGCCCCATCGAGGTCAGTCCCCTGGTCGCTGCCCGCCGAGCGCCCGCCCCATTCCGCCCACCACTGCCCGGCTCCCTGCGCCCCGCGGCTCGGTGCGATGCTCGGGTCCGGCCCCACTGGCGGACGGAGTGAGAGGAGGGACGGAGATTCAGAGGGATCGGAGCCCACTGGGTTCTCCCCCTCGGGCTTCTCCCCGGGGGAGAAGGTTCCTCTTCTACTCTCGCCCTTCGGAGCTTCGCGTTTCCTCTCTCGGATTGGATTTGCTCTTAGAGTGTCCACTGGGCCCTTTACTTTTCCTCGGCACCCAGTCCCCAGGCCAGAGAGTCTGTCTCCTGGGCTTTTATCggcccccccactcccacctctccACCCGGGTTTGTTCTCTCTGAAGCCCGAtcgcccccccccctcccccgtccCACTCCGCTTTTGCCCTATCCTGTTGGACCGCACGACGCCCGGGCACTCCCGACCCCGGCTCCTTCTTTCTGCCGCTCCCCTGGAGGCCTCCCCGGGAGGGAGGCGGGCTCCGAAGAGAGCGCCCGCGGCGACACAGGCTCAAGAACCAGCTTCTCCCCGCTCCTACCCCGCGGCGCCGCCGCCAGAAACCCGTCCCAAGCGAAGTTCCCCAAACTGAAGGCATAAGTTTTTAACCCGGGCCTAGAGAGGAGGAGATGAGAGAGCAGGGGGCGAGTCacggcccctcccccagccccgagTCCAGAGAAGTCACCTTCCCCCGGGGTGGCCTTCGGTGGACGCCTTCCACGGCCCGTTCCCCAGGGCCTGCGGCGCCCTCCGAGACCGGGGGAGCGAGGGATCCCACCACTACCGACGCGCAGTCTGAGCGCAGTTGCGCCCAGCCCCCGCGCTCGCAGCCCCTCTCCCTGAGGCCCTCATTTCCCATcgcaccccccacccacccaccagacGCCCCCTTCCCCGGCCGTTCCGTGGGTCCCTGgtctcacccccttctccctccccttgcCGCTGTCTCCCACAGCTGGACGCCAAGAAGAGTCCTTTGGCGTTGCTGGCCCAGACTTGCTCGCAGATCGGCAAGCCGGACCCGCCGCCCTCGTCCAAGCTCAACTCGGTAGCGGCGGCCAACGGGCTGGGAGCGGAGAAGGACCCGGGCCGCTCGGCCTCGGGCGCCGCCTCGGCCTCTGCGGCGCTCAAGCAGCTGGGGGACTCCCCGGCCGAGGACAAGTCCAGCTTCAAGCCCTACTCCAAGGGCTCCGGGGGCGGCGACTCCCGCAAGGACAGCGGCTCCTCCTCCGTgtcctccagctcctccagctcctcctccttgTCCCCGGGAGACAAGGCGGGCTTCAGGGTGCCCAGCGCCGCCTGCACGCCCTTCCCCCCGCATGGAGCGCCGGTCTCGGCTTCGTCGTCCTCGTCCTCCCCTGGCGGTTCCCGGGGCGGCTCCCCGCACCACTCTGACTGCAAGACCGGGGCCAGCGGGGAGCTGgacaagaaagaccaggagtcCAAGCCCAGCCCGGAGCCGGCGGCCGTGAGCCGCGGCAGCAGCGGGGACCCTGGCGCGCACAGcggtggtggcggcggcggcgagccCGGGGCCTCCGGGCGCAAGTCGGAGCCGCCCTCCGCGCTGGTGGGGGCCGGCCACGTGGCGCCGGTGTCGCCCTACAAGCCGGGCCACTCGGtgttccctctgcctccctccagcATCGGCTACCACGGCTCCATCGTGGGTGCCTACGCCGGCTACCCGTCTCAGTTCGTGCCTGGCCTGGATCCCAGCAAGTCTGGCCTCGTGGGAGGCCAGCTGTCGGGGGGCCTGGGCCTGCCGCCGGGCAAGCCCCCCAGCTCCAGCCCGCTCACCGGGGCCTCCCCGCCGTCCTTCCTGCAGGGATTATGCCGAGACCCCTACTGCCTGGGAGGTTACCACGGCGCCTCGCACCTCGGCGGCTCGGGCTGCTCCACGTGCAGCGCGCACGACCCGGCCGGGCCCGGCCTGAAGGCGGGGGGCTACCCGCTGGTGTACCCGGGGCACCCGCTGCAGCCGGCCGCGCTCTCGTCCAGCGCCGCCCAGGCGGCACTCCCCGGCCACCCGCTCTACACCTACGGCTTCATGCTGCAGAACGAACCGCTGCCGCACAGCTGCAACTGGGTGGCGGCCAGCGGGCCCTGCGACAAGCGCTTCGCCACCTCGGAGGAGCTGCTCAGCCACCTGCGGACTCACACGGCCCTGCCCGGCGCCGAGAAACTTCTGGCCGCCTACCCGGGGGCCTCGGGCCTGGGCagcgccgccgcggccgccgcctcctgccacctgcacctgcccccgcccgccgcccccgGCAGCCCGGGGTCGCTGTCCTTGAGGAGTCCACACACTTTGGGGCTAAGCCGGTACCACCCGTACGGCAAGAGCCACTTGTCCACAGCCGGGGGCCTGGCCGTGCCGTCGCTGCCCACAGCCGGACCCTACTACTCACCGTACGCGCTATACGGACAGAGACTGGCCTCCGCCTCGGCGCTCGGGTACCAGTAACCacagccctgcctcctccccgcgcgctcccgccccgcccgccgccgcTGCAGCCCCCCGCCGCCTGCCCCCGCCG contains the following coding sequences:
- the ZNF703 gene encoding zinc finger protein 703; protein product: MSDSPAGSNPRTPESSGSGSGGGGKRPAAVSLLPPADPLRQANRLPIRVLKMLSAHTGHLLHPEYLQPLSSTPVSPIELDAKKSPLALLAQTCSQIGKPDPPPSSKLNSVAAANGLGAEKDPGRSASGAASASAALKQLGDSPAEDKSSFKPYSKGSGGGDSRKDSGSSSVSSSSSSSSSLSPGDKAGFRVPSAACTPFPPHGAPVSASSSSSSPGGSRGGSPHHSDCKTGASGELDKKDQESKPSPEPAAVSRGSSGDPGAHSGGGGGGEPGASGRKSEPPSALVGAGHVAPVSPYKPGHSVFPLPPSSIGYHGSIVGAYAGYPSQFVPGLDPSKSGLVGGQLSGGLGLPPGKPPSSSPLTGASPPSFLQGLCRDPYCLGGYHGASHLGGSGCSTCSAHDPAGPGLKAGGYPLVYPGHPLQPAALSSSAAQAALPGHPLYTYGFMLQNEPLPHSCNWVAASGPCDKRFATSEELLSHLRTHTALPGAEKLLAAYPGASGLGSAAAAAASCHLHLPPPAAPGSPGSLSLRSPHTLGLSRYHPYGKSHLSTAGGLAVPSLPTAGPYYSPYALYGQRLASASALGYQ